The Leptodactylus fuscus isolate aLepFus1 chromosome 3, aLepFus1.hap2, whole genome shotgun sequence genome has a segment encoding these proteins:
- the LOC142197044 gene encoding uncharacterized protein LOC142197044 isoform X1, with product MPSCLIKGCFNTWKQKESKVILHVFPKDKEGIRLWLIQSPENFPNVDELVEKIYSQNKYGTVRLCSKHFNDDQYFHEGTRRRLRPNAVPTIFIAERSPSEKIPRKKGTKRKKSAANSELSGNDGTGEGASSSVLFYPPGDGEHGFVQQVLPSHLQIVIPSTSLLAMEKPKMFDKAINTDMFFSKKCQAVGTDPNFGKKNSSVQTKPQKGKSQGTLCTILMTDYSKSNQGSSQHRAWQTGMGTMDYTSFPRTSQGVMGQSAGNKILPNQSSHKSEFVNHTAMFRNDGSNPNPTSRLDGQPLAIPHIKVESPERSITPSDYGHSLKSNQGSQISGLNDNSTDVRPEDLLVIVKKEDSDSEDSESGSSTDDSEKDDSSTKSTSDHPEGHCDDPETGEQFMVLKSCFYDLIKLIRCQYRGSCHAALTNVQVKTLGTVVAIDVLCSKGHNSTLWHSQPMQKNNEEKNPVPARGGPPQPLESSDIKTFFHNLEYDDEDLPK from the coding sequence ATGCCTTCGTGTCTAATCAAAGGATGTTTTAACACATGGAAGCAGAAGGAATCCAAGGTGATCCTCCACGTCTTTCCCAAGGATAAGGAAGGAATAAGGTTATGGCTGATCCAGTCGCCGGAAAATTTTCCAAACGTCGACGAACTGGTTGAGAAAATCTACAGTCAGAACAAATACGGCACTGTCCGACTATGCTCCAAACATTTCAACGACGATCAGTATTTCCACGAGGGAACCAGACGAAGGCTCCGGCCTAATGCCGTTCCCACTATATTTATAGCTGAACGTTCACCTTCCGAGAAAATACCGAGGAAAAAGGGCACAAAGCGCAAGAAATCAGCCGCCAACAGCGAGCTCTCGGGTAACGATGGAACTGGCGAAGGCGCGTCAAGCAGCGTTCTGTTCTATCCGCCAGGGGACGGCGAACACGGCTTCGTCCAGCAAGTCTTACCATCGCATCTACAGATCGTAATTCCAAGTACGAGTCTATTGGCCATGGAAAAACCCAAAATGTTTGACAAGGCGATCAACACAGATATGTTCTTTAGCAAAAAATGCCAAGCCGTGGGCACCGATCcaaattttggtaaaaaaaacTCTTCTGTCCAAACAAAACCTCAGAAGGGGAAGTCTCAGGGTACGCTATGTACCATCTTAATGACGGACTACTCAAAATCTAACCAGGGATCGTCGCAGCACAGAGCTTGGCAGACGGGAATGGGCACCATGGACTATACTTCTTTCCCAAGAACCTCCCAAGGGGTGATGGGACAAAGCGCCGGCAACAAAATACTTCCTAACCAGAGCAGCCATAAGTCCGAATTTGTGAATCACACCGCAATGTTTAGGAACGATGGAAGTAACCCTAATCCGACCAGTCGTTTGGACGGCCAACCCTTGGCCATTCCTCATATCAAAGTTGAGAGTCCCGAACGTAGTATAACGCCAAGCGATTATGGACATTCCCTTAAGTCTAACCAAGGCAGCCAGATCTCCGGACTGAATGACAACTCAACAGATGTCCGGCCAGAGGATTTGTTAGTAATTGTTAAAAAGGAAGATTCCGATAGTGAAGATTCAGAATCCGGATCCAGCACCGACGATTCGGAGAAGGATGATTCGTCGACTAAAAGCACTTCTGACCACCCTGAAGGACATTGCGATGATCCTGAAACGGGAGAACAGTTTATGGTTTTAAAAAGCTGCTTCTACGATCTGATCAAGCTCATTCGTTGTCAGTATCGTGGCTCGTGTCACGCGGCATTGACAAACGTTCAGGTCAAAACATTAGGCACCGTGGTTGCCATTGACGTTTTGTGCTCCAAGGGACACAACTCTACTCTTTGGCACAGCCAACCCATGCAAAAAAACAATGAAGAAAAGAATCCCGTACCCGCGAGAGGAGGTCCTCCTCAGCCGCTCGAGTCTTCGGATATTAAGACGTTTTTTCACAATCTTGAATATGATGATGAGGATCTGCCGAAGTAA